In the genome of Chelmon rostratus isolate fCheRos1 chromosome 24, fCheRos1.pri, whole genome shotgun sequence, one region contains:
- the LOC121627497 gene encoding tetraspanin-7-like, giving the protein MAPRRMETKPVIFCLKTLLLLYSFIFWVTGVVLVSVGLWWKFMLGPYMLLISSAPSNAPYVLTGTGVAIVLFGLFGCFATCRGRPWMLKLYAVFLSLVFMTELIAGISGFVFRHEIKGTFLTTYSDAVMRYDGRDDRSLAVDGVQRRLHCCGVYNYTSWFSSGYFPVSGIPASCCVSFSDCSSADLRDAAVVAHKVHNQGCYELVTSFIESNMGIIAGVTFGIAFSQVIGTSLACCLSRFINANQYEMV; this is encoded by the exons ATGGCTCCCAGGAGGATGGAAACCAAACCGGTGATCTTCTGTCTGAAGACGCTGCTGCTTCTCTACTCCTTCATCTTCTGG GTGACAGGTGTGGTCCTTGTGTCGGTGGGGTTATGGTGGAAGTTCATGTTGGGCCCCTACATGTTGCTGATCTCCAGCGCCCCCTCCAATGCCCCATACGTCCTCACCGGCACCGGAGTCGCCATCGTGCTGTTTGGACTGTTCGGCTGCTTCGCGACCTGCAGGGGGCGCCCCTGGATGCTAAAACTG TACGCcgtgtttctgtctctggtctTCATGACTGAACTCATCGCTGGAATCTCTGGATTCGTCTTTCGCCACGAG attaAAGGGACATTCCTCACTACGTACAGCGATGCAGTGATGAGATACGACGGACGAGACGACAGGAGTCTGGCTGTGGACGGTGTTCAACGCAGA TTACACTGCTGTGGAGTTTATAACTACACCAGCTGGTTCAGCAGCGGTTACTTTCCGGTCAGTGGGATTcctgccagctgctgtgttAGTTTCTCCGACTGCAGCTCGGCCGACCTGAGGGACGCAGCGGTGGTTGCTCACAAAGTCCACAACCAG ggttGTTATGAGCTGGTGACGTCCTTCATAGAGAGCAACATGGGCATCATCGCTGGAGTTACCTTCGGCATCGCCTTCTCTCAG gtGATAGGGACGTCTCTGGCCTGCTGTTTGTCTCGCTTCATCAATGCCAACCAGTACGAGATGGTTTGA
- the LOC121627315 gene encoding mid1-interacting protein 1-B-like translates to MMQISESYNQKNSLFNAMNRFIGAVNNMDQTVMVPSLLRDVPLDDTEDVKAVGTADGTAATNGGTYFHQDADMYSSYVLLKSIRNDIEWGVLQGDERQKEKVDLTEVSRPGAVEDDLQKEFHFHLDGLHTVLSKLTHKANTLTTRYKEEIGCRN, encoded by the coding sequence ATGATGCAGATATCTGAATCCTACAACCAGAAGAACTCGCTCTTCAACGCCATGAACCGCTTCATCGGCGCCGTCAACAACATGGACCAGACGGTGATGGTGCCCAGCCTGCTGCGAGACGTCCCGCTGGATGACACGGAGGATGTGAAGGCGGTGGGGACCGCTGACGGCACCGCCGCCACCAACGGCGGCACCTACTTCCACCAGGACGCCGACATGTACAGCTCGTACGTGCTGCTCAAGTCAATCCGTAACGACATCGAGTGGGGCGTCCTGCAGGGCGACGAGCGGCAGAAGGAGAAGGTTGATTTGACGGAGGTGTCGCGGCCGGGGGCGGTGGAGGATGACCTGCAGAAGGAGTTTCACTTCCACCTGGACGGACTCCACACGGTTCTGTCCAAACTGACGCACAAGGCCAACACGCTCACGACCCGCTACAAGGAGGAGATCGGCTGCAGGAACTGA